CGAGCGCACCCTGAAGCGCTCGCTCGCGGTGATGGCGTGGCTGCCGTTCGCGACGACCGCCGTGGTGTTCCTCGTGGGCCTGACCGGGCTGGTCCTCTTCCCGGGGCTCGACGTGGCCGAGTCCGAGCAGCTCGTCGGCCGGATCGCCAACGAGGTGGCCGCCATCAACGTGTTCACGTACGTCCTGATGATCCTGCTCTTCGGCGGCGTGATCGCGGCGATCGTGTCCACCGCCGACTCGGCCCTGCTCGCCTTCTCCTCGATCGTGTCCAAGGACGTCTACGGACAGCACATCGCCCCGGACGCACCCGAGAAGCAGAAGGTGCTGGTCGGCAAGATGGCAGGCATCGCCGCGATCGGCGTCCTGCTCGCCCTGGCGTGGAACCCGCCGACCACGCTGCTGAGCCTGTTCGTGCTCAAGTTCGAGCTCATCGTCCAGGTGGCACCGGTGTTCATGCTGGGCCTCTACTGGCGCCGGATGGCCGCTCGGCCGGCCTTCTGGGGGATGCTGGTCGGCGCGCTGATCGCCGGCGGGCTGACCATCGCCGACCTCACGCTGGTGCCCGGGGTCCCCGGAGGCCTGATCGGGCTGGTCGCCAACCTGGTGATCGTCGTGGTCGGATCGCTGCTCACGCCGCTCGACGAGACGGTCGGTGAGGACGTCCTGGGGCCGGCCAGGCAGCCCGAGGGCGCCTCGCGCTAGCCGCACGGGGCGGGTGCCCGCGGGGCCACCGGCCCCCGTGGTCCTCCCGCGGCGCAGGCTGCCGAATCGTGTGCGCGCTCGGCGATCGGGCACGATCGCGGCATGGAGACACGCAAGGTCGGGGTCGAGGAGGAGCTGATGCTCGTCGATCCGGCCACCGGGATGCTCACCGCCGTCGCAGGCCACGCCCTGCGCGCCCACGAGGAGCGACCCGGGGAGCAGGAGGCGCCGGTGGAGGCCGAGCTGTTCCTCCAGCAGATCGAGTCGCAGACGCCGCCGACCGACGACGTCACCGACGTCGCGGGCCAGCTCGCTGCGAGCCGTCGCGCGATGGGCGAGGCGGCACGCAGCGCGGGCGCGGCGGCCGTCGCGACGGGCACGGCCGTCCTGGTCGACGCGGACACCCGGGTGACGCCGAAGCCGCGCTACCGGCGGATCGTCGAGGAGTACGGCGAGCTCGCCCGTACCTCGCTCGCCTGCGCGATGCACGTGCACGTCGACGTCGCCGACGAGGACGAGGGTCTCCGGGTGCTCGACGGGATCGCCCCCTGGCTGCCGGTGCTGCTGGCGGTCAGCGCGAACTCGCCGTACGCCCGGGGCCGGGACACCGGCTACGCCAGCTGGCGCTACCAGACGTGGAGCCGCTGGCCGACCCACGGCACCCAGGAGGGGTTCGGCGACCTGGCCTCCTACGGCGCGGTGACCGAGCGGCTGGTCGAGTGGGGCGCCGGCCTCGACGACGGCATGGTCTACTTCGACGCCCGTCTCTCGCAGGACTACCCCACGGTGGAGATCCGCGTGGCCGACGTCTGCGCCGACGTGGAGGACGCCGTGCTCGTCACGGCCCTGGCGCGTGCACTC
This genomic interval from Nocardioides euryhalodurans contains the following:
- a CDS encoding carboxylate-amine ligase; this translates as METRKVGVEEELMLVDPATGMLTAVAGHALRAHEERPGEQEAPVEAELFLQQIESQTPPTDDVTDVAGQLAASRRAMGEAARSAGAAAVATGTAVLVDADTRVTPKPRYRRIVEEYGELARTSLACAMHVHVDVADEDEGLRVLDGIAPWLPVLLAVSANSPYARGRDTGYASWRYQTWSRWPTHGTQEGFGDLASYGAVTERLVEWGAGLDDGMVYFDARLSQDYPTVEIRVADVCADVEDAVLVTALARALVATEADGDRIRGWRGDLLRAASWRASRFGLADRLVSPTGLCLVPARAAVESLVDHVRPALEAAGDLALAEDQVERLLARGNGAMQQRRAYESSGSLAGVVDDAVRRTEASWR